A single Lactuca sativa cultivar Salinas chromosome 8, Lsat_Salinas_v11, whole genome shotgun sequence DNA region contains:
- the LOC111900229 gene encoding uncharacterized protein LOC111900229 has product MVNWRIRQEWEEYDLQSSYADNPSMFSIRLNYGGVFTKFPGRKYIKGKMKYIDGIDSDLFSVHDMDEIMELLDCVEPGKSIYYHFKRPTWDLDFGLYALGCDEDINHFRSYVYEHKVIEVYTEFWETKLHTYQMSPNPAKIKIHEIPESLCRKSLLLTWSNSGDCPSEEAPVFENVETMDEPPSTLLETTLEQPLVTLSETVESTPAYIPRIDSPLTEPMIGSTCPNVDGLGDTFEWCEPFGGTPMEQDEPNSEKAGEDSQASKDSHDSDDTEDSEYSQDSDYIVDEDNLLDDPEVEWVGSFPDDRDEAVEGDEELEVINTEEFVSASSSDEGEASKKRKKIRDLRRAHKNEAAAVKDPFYIHQTFSTAKEVKQQIYLHSIQSRRELDFVKNDKNRIRVVCKGTIPNLGILETGGTSKSNDKVGPSQKKKKVKDGSIHKCPWVLLVSKWKKDINWTVKTYEKQHTCLQTRKIRACNYKFLSEQIVDTVEANPEIPLRALREMLEKKYQLGLSDMKVHRAKTKALESIRGDFAAQYSCLRDYLQEVQSRNPNTTVKLQVQSEPCYASETRVFERVYICLGPLKSGFAAGKRDLLGLDGAFMKGPYHGMILTAVMGTIAHTLWHMQLLKQRTLIHGPGF; this is encoded by the exons ATGGTGAACTGGAGGATTAGGCAAGAATGGGAGGAATACGACCTCCAAAGCTCATACG CTGACAATCCAAGTATGTTCTCGATACGATTGAACTATGGTGGAGTTTTTACGAAGTTTCCAGGCCGCAAATACATAAAGGGGAAGATGAAATATATTGATGGCATTGATAGTGACTTGTTCTCGGTGCATGATATGGACGAGATAATGGAATTGCTTGATTGTGTGGAACCAGGTAAAAGTATTTATTATCATTTCAAACGACCAACCTGGGATTTAGATTTTGGGTTGTATGCTTTGGGTTGTGACGAAGATATAAACCACTTTAGGTCATACGTGTATGAACACAAGGTGATAGAAGTGTATACAGAGTTTTGGGAAACCAAGCTCCATACGTATCAAATGTCCCCAAACCCTGCAAAGATAAAGATACACGAAATTCCTGAGTCCCTTTGTCGTAAAAGCTTGTTATTGACATGGTCAAATTCAGGGGATTGTCCTAGTGAAGAAGCCCCTGTTTTTGAGAATGTAGAAACTATGGACGAACCCCCTAGTACATTACTTGAAACAACCTTGGAACAACCCCTTGTTACATTGAGTGAAACAGTTGAGTCAACCCCTGCCTATATACCAAGAATTGATAGCCCTTTGACTGAACCAATGATAGGAAGCACATGTCCTAATGTTGATGGTTTGGGTGATACATTTGAATGGTGTGAACCTTTTGGTGGGACTCCTATGGAACAAGATGAACCAAATAGTGAAAAAGCAGGTGAAGACAGTCAAGCTAGTAAAGACAGTCATGATAGTGATGACACTGAAGATAGTGAATACAGTCAAGATAGCGATTACATAGTTGATGAAGATAATTTGTTAGATGATCCAGAG GTGGAGTGGGTTGGAAGTTTTCCTGATGATCGAGATGAAGCAGTAGAAGGTGATGAAGAATTAGAGGTTATAAACACTGAAGAATTTGTATCTGCAtcttcatcagatgagggtgaagCTAGTAAAAAAAGGAAGAAGATAAGAGATTTACGAAGAGCACATAAGAATGAAGCAGCTGCTGTCAAAGATCCATTTTACATCCACCAGACTTTTAGCACAGCCAAGGAAGTTAAACAACAAATTTATCTTCATTCCATACAGAGTAGAAGGGAGTTAGACTTCGTCAAGAATGACAAAAATAGGATTAGAGTGGTTTGCAAAGGGACAATACCAAACCTTGGGATATTAGAAACAGGTGGGACCAGCAAAAGTAATGACAAAGTGGGACCaagtcaaaagaaaaagaaagtgaAAGATGGTTCTATTCATAAATGCCCATGGGTCCTACTAGTGAGTAAGTGGAAAAAAGACATTAACTGGACTGTTAAGACCTATGAAAAGCAACATACGTGCCTTCAAACAAGGAAAATTAGGGCATGTAACTACAAGTTTCTCTCTGAACAGATTGTTGACACAGTGGAGGCAAACCCAGAAATACCACTTAGAGCATTACGTGAGATGCTTGAGAAGAAATACCAACTTGGATTGTCAGACATGAAAGTTCATAGGGCGAAAACGAAAGCCCTGGAATCAATTAGGGGAGATTTTGCTGCTCAGTACTCATGTCTAAGAGACTACTTACAGGAGGTGCAGAGTAGAAATCCAAACACCACAGTCAAACTTCAAGTGCAAAGTGAACCATGTTATGCATCTGAGACCAGGGTATTTGAACGAGTATACATTTGTCTTGGTCCACTGAAAAGTGGATTTGCAGCAGGGAAAAGAGATTTACTAGGGCTTGATGGTGCATTCATGAAGGGTCCATACCATGGTATGATCCTGACAGCAGTG ATGGGAACAATTGCACATACCCTTTGGCATATGCAGTTGTTGAAGCAGAGAACTTTAATTCATGGACCTGGTTTTTAA
- the LOC111900231 gene encoding uncharacterized protein LOC111900231, which yields MPLHLKSYKEHCNPLFLCILSFVSSPHSSLPLVRSISSKYITMIDIKCNCGATAVIRTSYSKRNPGKLYYACTVKGPLCKFIGWVNDYDQDCDCMAFRMKLEEQNRKLKLYLVISWVFFVSVLIYKV from the exons ATGCCGTTACACCTTAAATCTTATAAAGAGCACTGCAACCCTCTTTTCCTCTGTATCCTCTCGTTCGTCTCTTCCCCTCATTCGTCTCTTCCCCTCGTTCGATCGATTTCTTCCAAATACATAACAATGATCGATATTAAATGCAATTGTGGAGCCACTGCAGTGATTCGCACATCTTATAGCAAAAGAAACCCTGGGAAACTCTATTATGCTTGTACAGTAAAG GGACCATTATGCAAGTTCATAGGATGGGTGAATGATTATGATCAGGACTGTGATTGTATGGCGTTTAGGATGAAACTTGAAGAACAAAATCGCAAATTGAAGCTTTACCTAGTTATTAGCTGGGTTTTTTTTGTTTCAGTCCTTATATATAAAGTGTAG